The nucleotide window GGGTTCGGGATGATGGAGCGGATTCAATTCAAGGATGGGATCGCACAGAACCCCAACTTTGATGACTATCTGATACCGACATCGCTGGACGCGCCCGGCGAGATGGAGACAATTATCGTCGAGACGCACGAGCCCACGGGGCCTTTCGGGGCCAAAGGTGTTGCCGAGCCTGCGCTCAACCCGACGACGCCTGCCGTTTTGAATGCGATTTGCGATGCCGTTGGCGCTCGGCTTCGGGATCTTCCCGCGACACCCGAGGCGGTGCTTCGGGCGATGTCTGGGGAAAATGGCACAGGCTAGAATTTTTTTTAATTTTATCCAGGAGGAGTGGAGATGGTTGATTTCAAACTCACCGAGCAGCAGTTAATGCTTCGCGACCTTGCGCGGAGGTTTGTCCAGGAAGAAGTGATCCCCGTTCGCGCCGAATTGGACCGCAAGGCCGATCCGCGCGAGGGTTTTTCCTGGGAGCTTCTTCGCAAGGCCGATGCGGTGGGTTTGCGTACCCTCGCTCTTAAGGAAGAGGACGGCGGCATCGACTCCGATATCATTACGCGCTGCGTAGTGGGCGAGGAGCTGGCGACGGGCGATCTGGGTTTTGCTGTTTGCCTCGATCAAATCTGGAAAATTTCGGGCGCCATCGTGAAGCTCTGCAACGAGGAGCAGCAAAAACGATTCATTCCCCTTTTTCGAGACGACCCTGAATGCGTCCTCTCCATCGGCATTACCGAGCCCTCGGGTGGCTCGAACTATATGCCGCCAATGGAGCGCAAGGAGACGATACAGACGCGGGCCGAGCTCAAGGGCGACGAATGGGTGATAAATGGCTCGAAATGTTTCGTCTCGAACGCAGGCCTCTCTAAAATTTATCTTGTCTTTGCCCTGACCGATCCGGACAAGCCTTTTTACGAGCGATTCAGCGCATTCCTCGTCACCAGCGATGCGCCGGGATTTTCGATTGGTAAGACTGAGGACAAAATGGGCCAGCGCCTCGTATGGAATTCGACGTTCAACTTCGATGACTGCCGCATACCCAAGGAAAATCTGGTTGGTCGGCGTGGCGGCGGCATGCCTGATGTACTCAAATTCCTCGCCGAGGAGGGAAGCAACATCCAGGCGGGCGCAACTGTTTTAGGGACGGCGCGAGCGGCTTATGAGGCGGCGGTGGCGCATGCCAATGAGCGCTTCATTGGTGGCAAGATTATGATTCATCACCAGCTAACCCATCACAAACTGGCGAGCATGAAGATGCGCCTCGATGCGGCCCGTTCCTATCTCTACCGGGCGGCCTACAATATCGACTCGCCCGAGGAGGAGAGTGACTACTCGATGGCGCCGATGGCCAAGGTGTTTGCCGCGACGACTGCTTTCGATGTGGCTAAGGAGGCGCTCGAACTCTTTGGCGCCTACGGGTATATGAAAGATATGCCGATGGAAAAATATTTGCGCGATGCGGCGAGCTTCCTGCACTCGGACGGCGTGAACGACGTGTTGCTCCTCCGGGCGGCGCGGTTGCTCTATGATCTTCCAGCGGAGATGTACCAATAGCGCCGGGGCGGCGGGAGTGGATTCTCTTGTGGGGGCG belongs to Nitrospinaceae bacterium and includes:
- a CDS encoding acyl-CoA/acyl-ACP dehydrogenase — encoded protein: MVDFKLTEQQLMLRDLARRFVQEEVIPVRAELDRKADPREGFSWELLRKADAVGLRTLALKEEDGGIDSDIITRCVVGEELATGDLGFAVCLDQIWKISGAIVKLCNEEQQKRFIPLFRDDPECVLSIGITEPSGGSNYMPPMERKETIQTRAELKGDEWVINGSKCFVSNAGLSKIYLVFALTDPDKPFYERFSAFLVTSDAPGFSIGKTEDKMGQRLVWNSTFNFDDCRIPKENLVGRRGGGMPDVLKFLAEEGSNIQAGATVLGTARAAYEAAVAHANERFIGGKIMIHHQLTHHKLASMKMRLDAARSYLYRAAYNIDSPEEESDYSMAPMAKVFAATTAFDVAKEALELFGAYGYMKDMPMEKYLRDAASFLHSDGVNDVLLLRAARLLYDLPAEMYQ